The Neoarius graeffei isolate fNeoGra1 chromosome 25, fNeoGra1.pri, whole genome shotgun sequence genome includes a region encoding these proteins:
- the mrps24 gene encoding small ribosomal subunit protein uS3m yields MAASLSRQRIIFSIVYSQLNSAASLSAGSRCINTSAVCYKNRAARIRVGKGDRPVTYEQALHPHHIAHRKGWLSQHPSNLQGEGGAAERAVEDMFIRRFIFGTFHGCLANELVIKRRGNMLIICALMLQKLQPNKYYFLIGYTEELLSHFYKCPVKMEIQTLEDKTVYKYL; encoded by the exons ATGGCGGCGTCCTTGAGCAGACAGAGAATAATATTTTCT attgtttatagccagctgaattctgcagcttctctcagcgctggctcaaggtgcataaacaccagtgcagtttgctataag aaccGTGCAGCCCGCATTCGAGTGGGTAAAGGAGACAGGCCAGTGACTTATGAACAGGCTCTGCACCCGCACCACATAGCTCATAGGAAGGGATGGCTCTCCCAACACCCAA GTAACCTCCAGGGAGAAGGAGGTGCTGCAGAACGGGCTGTAGAAGACATGTTCATCCGCCGTTTCATCTTTGGCACGTTTCACGGATGTCTTGCTAACGAACTGGTTATCAAGCGCAGAGGCAACATGTTGATCATCTGTGCTTTGATGCTGCAGAAACTCCAGCCTAATAAATATTATTTCCTGATCGGCTACACAGAGGAGCTGCTCTCACACTTCTACAAGTGTCCTGTAAAGATGGAGATACAGACGCTGGAAGATAAAACTGTCTACAAATATCTCTAA